The following coding sequences lie in one Phosphitispora fastidiosa genomic window:
- a CDS encoding ABC-2 transporter permease — FFTPILTLVIALTFALQVTTTMSLDESVRWRKNVTAMPIPAFHEAASKYIVTLLLAILSSLIVLVLENTIGRILLAVNINTIIIYTFLCFTIVLLYNAIAIPVSYKYGTARSRYFIMAFMAIPISIPYLLKIFGLNISIKKVITNTTLFWTISITLVLILFIVSLLLSTKILRGLESGKMPDY; from the coding sequence AGTTCTTTACACCAATATTAACTCTTGTAATCGCTTTAACGTTTGCCCTACAGGTTACAACTACTATGTCATTAGATGAAAGCGTTAGATGGAGAAAAAATGTAACGGCAATGCCAATTCCCGCTTTTCATGAGGCTGCAAGTAAATATATAGTAACATTGTTACTAGCAATCTTGTCATCCTTAATTGTATTAGTATTAGAAAATACAATTGGGAGAATTCTTTTAGCAGTAAATATTAATACGATAATTATATATACCTTTTTGTGTTTCACTATAGTACTATTGTACAATGCAATAGCTATACCAGTTTCATATAAATATGGAACCGCTAGGAGTAGATACTTCATTATGGCATTTATGGCGATCCCTATATCGATTCCTTATTTATTAAAAATTTTTGGGTTAAATATTAGTATTAAAAAAGTAATTACAAATACGACTTTATTCTGGACAATAAGCATAACTTTAGTTTTAATTCTATTTATAGTTTCACTATTACTATCAACAAAAATACTAAGAGGCTTAGAGAGTGGGAAAATGCCTGATTATTAG